tgcttataaaaccgaaaccgaaccggctgattttttcaaaattttaatcggtttttttttcagttcggttttttcggttattgttttttcggttttctcggtttaatcgatttttcggtttttttgctcacccctagtaaagaggaaataaattgatgggagttttttaatattctacAAAAATtaggtgatgataatttttttcatttgaggttgggttgaacttccttattaaagcatgtttatttttacgtttcaaaaatgctttcaaaaaatttaaatttttttttctttacttcaaattattattttttttcctcttgaattttttttcttttctcttatgtaactttttttcatatggtaaagagaaaataaattaatgggactttttttatattgtacaaaaattGGGTgacgataaaaaaattttatttgaggttgcattgaattttcttattaaagcatgtttgtctttgcatttaaaaaaatgctaGCACATTAACAATGGTGGTGAATGCAGtatatacataatttatttcaataaaaaaataaagaaatcagaagaaaaaaaagagagagaagttaTCCTACCCTATTGAAGGATTATGTTATCTCTAATTGACATAAAAGAGGAATTCatttagtaatattatttttataaaaaaaaatcttggtaaTTGTAGTGTGTTATCTTTGATTGTTTTAGATTAAACtaaatgatttatatattttaacaaacttTATGAATATTCAAAAAACAGCTAAATAGTAGcataaaatttttatgtataCATATTCTTAATACATGTCTCATATATAATTGTAatgaattctttaaaataaaagcattcagaaaaattataattctaatattatcatattaaagttgatggagctcttaataaatttttgattaacattatatactttatatatttgtactatataagagaattttttaacaataaaatctattaaaaaaataattcataaatattataacataatattatgttGGGTAATAgaggatattttaattttataacattagtACATgagattcaaaattttattattgtttgagtttttttagatttttttattcaatagttttgacttataaatattattaaatacataaataaattatatattcgATCTGGCTATACAGTAGAACCTAATAACTTTATATCCAGCTGACTAGCAGTACCTAGCAACTTTGAATCCAGCAGCTTTGATTCCGGCTGCTAGatccaataattttaaatccagTTGTCAgacctaattatattttttattttagttttacattttaaaaaaaaaattattattaacatgcaaAGCACGGTGCACGGTATAATATGCTAGTGTAAGATTCAAGCCGTGATCGCCCTCAAAAGTAGtgctattttttcaagttttggaAGCTAACCTCCACCTAAAATACCTGGCATGGCTACATACCTTTGTAGTTTGTATGGAAGATATTGAGAACAAGTCAATGACAAGCTAGTTGGTCAAACTACTAATAATGGCACACCAATCAAGTAAACTGATTGTAAATAATGAGAATAGGAAGACGAGCAGACAATGATAATAAAGTGCAAGTAAAGTGACATGCAGGTGAAATTAAGATAGGCGTGATAGATCGGTGGATCGTGGATGGCTTCAAGTTCATGTAAATAGAGCTTTGAACATTGTTCGGTGAGTGAGTGGGAGAGCTTTTAGAGATTTAACTGGAAAGCAAACTTGCTAGCAAAGGTTAGAAGGAAATGACAGTTgagtttttctttcatgaacCCTATTTTGAGCTCACAAAGTTTATCTTTCTAATGCATGCCGAAAACAATGGACACTGACCTTGTCAGAATTCAGAATGTCTGTGTTCATCTTGAATCCATTTGTTGAAGAGCTTTGATccatgtcaaataaaaaaaaaaacaccatggaTTAGTGCATAATCAACCAAATTACTTGGTTAATTTTCAAGGATATATCGAGCATATACACCCTTCATATGGTGCCAGCCTGCCAGGAACAGAACCAGGATTTCAGGAACTGGGCCAGTAAGGTGTGGTTAGTTTCAAGTTCATTCTGCTAAAAGCTGTCGCATTCCGACCTACCAGTCCCGTTGAAACAGTCAGATATGAGATAAGGTTTCTAAGATATTTTTGTATGAGGTTGTAAGACATTTAACTTGTTGGTCCCAATATCCGTATGAAGTCAGGAAAATGGTTAGCAAAGCAAAAATATCTTTCTATCATCCATCCATcgactttctttctttataaaattcaactaaataGTGCTAGAAGTCAGAAAAGAAGTGGGCTACTTGATAGcttttgaagaaaaggaaaattaaagagagaagaaaagggaaagaggAGAGGAATGGAGTTCCACAAGAGGCCTAACAGGAGTGATGCTCACGTGTCAGTCGAGGAAGAGGCAAAACAAGAGGAGGAAACAAGAGGATATTTCGAGGGAATAGCTCCTAAGCGTCACTCTAAGCCTCAACGCAGTGAGTATTCCATTCAATACGTTGATACGCTCACCACTAATGGCGATCAAAGCTTCAACCCAGAATATGTTGAGTTTCAACGTCTCGAAACTGATCCTCAGGTTAGTTTCTTGAGCTTTCATTTACCATGCTAGCCCACGACAGTTCTTGATTATTCTTATGCATCTGAGAAACTCTTGAATGTGGATTTGtagattgatttttctttttctttttataattttgaatgcagaaaataatttcaaatgaaaGCAGCAAAGTGACTGATGAATTTGTAGAGACAGAGTATTACCAGGATCTCAACTGTGTTGACAAGCAACACCACACGGTATTACCATTGC
This region of Populus trichocarpa isolate Nisqually-1 chromosome 9, P.trichocarpa_v4.1, whole genome shotgun sequence genomic DNA includes:
- the LOC7481500 gene encoding uncharacterized protein LOC7481500, with the protein product MEFHKRPNRSDAHVSVEEEAKQEEETRGYFEGIAPKRHSKPQRSEYSIQYVDTLTTNGDQSFNPEYVEFQRLETDPQKIISNESSKVTDEFVETEYYQDLNCVDKQHHTTGTGFIKTENEYGKRFSLAPDSTSSCHASCKGNPATNDWVPADADMVTSASDKPKRSDN